TACCTGTTACAGATTTTAAGCAGGCTACCAGCCTCCTCTACAGGGAGGTCACTTACAAGAATTCCATCCACACCTGACCCAGAACAGCGTTTTACAAATCTCTCCTCGCCATACTGGAGCACTATATTATAGTAGGTCATAAATACAAAAGGTACCTTTACTCCTTCTGTTCTCAGCTTCTCAACAATCTCAAAGCATCTGTCTGTATTTATACCTGCTTTAAGAGCTCTCTCTATGGCAGCCTGAATGGTTGGCCCGTCCGCTATAGGGTCTGAGAAAGGTATGCCAAGCTCCATAATATCAACATGCCTGCTGAGAGCCTTTACAAGTTCCTTTGAATCTTCAATATTTGGATCCCCAAGAGTCAGGTAACCAATGAGAGCTCCCTCTTTTTTTTCCTCCAGCTCATTGAACTTATCCTCTATTTTACTCATAACCATCACGATACTAACTGTTTATTTATATGATTTAATACTTGTTTTATCTTCCCTTTAAAACTACCTCAGCTTCAGCTCAGACTCAGAAGTTATGAAAACTACTCTCTAAATCTACGGAATCAATATGTTTATTGTGGTTATAACCAAAAAATTAACGAGGTGAAAAGGGCTACCAAAACGCAAGGAATACTTGCTCAGATTATTATGAAGCTTCTTCTCCATGCCTGCTGTGCCCCCGATACCACAACACCCTATCAGAGGTTGAAGGATGAGCACGAGCTGACCTGCTTATTTTATAATCCAAATATAGACGAAAAGGACGAATATGAGAAAAGGCGCAGAGAAGTTGAAAAGTTATCAAGACTATGGGATTTCGATTTTTTAGAGCTGGACTATGGTGTTGATAAATGGAAAAAAGCTGTGGAAGGACTCGAACAGGAGCCCGAGGGAGAAAGGAGATGCTGGGTCTGCTACAGACTCAGGCTTGAAATGACTGCAAAACTTGCGAAAAAACTTGGATACGATGGCTTTGCAACAACTTTAACCATAAGTCCCCACAAGAAAGCAGAGAAAATTAATGCCATAGGAAAAGCTCTGGCCGAGAAGTACGGAATTACATATCTCGAGTCAGATTTCAAGAAAAAGGATGGCTTCAAAGAGAGTATTGAATGGAGTAAGAAGCTCAGGCTTTACAGACAGAACTACTGTGGTTGTAGTTTTAGCAAAAAACGTTTTTCCGGAAAGTAGGGTGAAAACTTGAAAGCACACTCAACACCATCGACTCTCCCTCATAATTC
The window above is part of the archaeon BMS3Bbin15 genome. Proteins encoded here:
- the trpA gene encoding tryptophan synthase alpha chain, whose product is MVMSKIEDKFNELEEKKEGALIGYLTLGDPNIEDSKELVKALSRHVDIMELGIPFSDPIADGPTIQAAIERALKAGINTDRCFEIVEKLRTEGVKVPFVFMTYYNIVLQYGEERFVKRCSGSGVDGILVSDLPVEEAGSLLKICNRYGINFIFLIAPTTTERRIEKILKKASGFIYLVSILGTTGARESLHKETIEKTKWALKYVKNVPLAVGFGISKPEHVISIIESGARGVIVGSAFVKLVGQKGIAAMDELEKLSSELKDATSVMPI